A region of the Myripristis murdjan chromosome 10, fMyrMur1.1, whole genome shotgun sequence genome:
TTAAACTCTGTAATCCTTGAATAGTTTTTAAAGACTCAAAGTGGATGATATGAATGGAGGACTGAGGTAGCTTGGTTGAAGGTGCTCTTTGGtttaggatttaaaaaaaagagtttcacaaatttaaaatgcctttatgctgtgtgtgtgtgtgtgtgtgtgtgtgtgtgtgtgaacaaagaACACTGAACCATCATCATAGTGAGTCTGAGAGACTAGGAGAGgggagagtcagacagacaggtagacagggagagagacagagagtgaccCACGTGTCTTCTCCACCAGTTTGAGAATGACCCCTCCTATGTGGAGGTCAGACGTCACACCGATGGTGAGGGGCGGGGCATCTACCCCCAGGTCCTCCACTATGACTGACAGGTCCCACACCGCCAtactggaggagagagagagtcaaaaaaaaaaaaaaagagacagacggaggagaaacagagagttgacaaagggagagagcgatACCAGTgataaaatgcaatgaaatgctGCTTTGAATCAAACTAAGTGGATACTGTAAATGCTCTTTGAAGGATGTATGACATGTCCAACAGTGATAATCCATTAGAAGTTTAAATAGCCACTGTGGGAGTTGTCATTAATCACTTTGGGCAGGTTATTCTGCCTTTAGGATTTGCATAATATCGATTTGtcctccatcaccatcaccctTCATTCATTTGTCAAGTCTGACATGAAGTGTTCAAATGTACGATGATCCCAACTTCAACCTTTTGGTAATGATGACAAATATGGCAAAGGGCAAGCTGATGAAATATGAGGCAATATGCACTGTAAAGGTGCACTACGTAAAATTGCCAAGTGTTGAGGGTCATTTcaattcaactgacaaaaatgtggaataataaGCACTTGATTTGATGGTTGCGTCAACAAGTTTTGCATTGTTGGCCGAACTGTAATAAATTTCACGCGTACGCTTTGTCAGCTgaatctaaatggtcctcacttaaatcagccCTCTGCATGTTTGCATAATTTATTCGAATGTCCTGGGTAGACAGGGATTTTTGAGTTTGCAAGAAGTAGGCCCACAGAAGAAGGAAAGAGGATGTCAGCCCTTTCACATGTCTaatttttgcattcattttgaaaatactgGTAGTACATAGTGGGTTTATTTTCATACTGCATACAAGTAATAAACCATGGTCAAATCAGGCACTTAACATAGCCTCTGTAACTgtaaaaatatgtatgtatatattcaGTGTCTAACTGAGTGTTATGAATTTGACTGGTCAAATGATCATTTCAAAAAAGGAACCAtctataaaaagaaaacaacaactttatGGTGCCTAGTTACATGGTGAAAACATACTTGAGGCTCTGTATTTCACACTGCAGAGCTTCACCTTCAAGAACATACATTTTCAAAGTTGCCAGAGAATTTCAGCCCACAAATTAGTTTAAAATATCCTTATTTGGATTCATTTTTTCCAGAACTGGGTGACTGGGTTAAAGGGTTCaagtaagacagagagaggacggATGACATGTCAATCTGACTTCAGCCGATGAACTGCTCAAGGGAAAATAATTCAACTCTGTACAGCATATCATATGATGCTTTGTaaggctgtcacacacacacacacacacatttaatggGTAAGTGTGTTTATTCTGACAGGTCCAGTGTGATGGATACTTCCTATTTCTGCCTTGAACAATCATCATGGACACACACTTCCGCTTTCAGGCCCGCCCATAGTGAGGCGTTCATCCATCCCATCTAGGCACttactatgtgtgtgtctgtgtgtgtgtgtgtgagtgtgtgtttgctaacTAAAAACTCTTACAGTTGTCAGAGCTGTCAACTGTGGTTAAGTATGACCTCTTGCCCTTTACATTTGTCATTTAAAGAGGTAAAATCACAGACAAATACCTCTCTCTTCTTTGGTGTGTTCCTCCATCAGAGAATCAGGACTGAGAGGAGTTTTAGAACATAAATGCTGATAAGTGATCAATTCAGCTCTCACATTGCAGTTTGTCAGTGTGATCAGTTGATCAGTGTGATTCTGGATGTCTTGGTTTGGTCTCAGAAGGCTCAGACATACAGGCTTGGGCCTTCTCCCTCCTAAGTCCCGTCCCTCTCCCTGCTCTTTGttcctttctctcactttctttctctctcacaaacacaagcacacgtTGCAGGTTCTTACCGTCAGTGTCCTCTGTCCAAGCTTTCGTGGAATAGAACGTTTTTTCAGAGAACCCCCTGCACTCGCCGCTATTCTCTGAAGCAATCTCCCGGGTAGTTCCTACACGAAGATGTGCAGCAGGGCcaccttcctctgtgtctgtctgagtcGGGCTAGGTGGGTTGTGGTCGCTGTGACAGTGTCAGTAGTGCTTGTGTCAGTTCTGAGCGTGTTCCTCTTTTGTCAGTTTCCGCCAAGCGGAAGTGTAAGAGGGGTTcaagtgtgtgactgactggcGCTGCCTGGTGCTTATTGGGCAATGTgagttgcagtgtgtgtgtgtgtgtgtgtgtgtgtgcgtgtgtgtgtgtgtcataccgCATACTGGATATGACATATTGGATGGATTATTCAAACACATCAACTGACATACACACTATCactctcttccctctgtctcgctcgctctctcaaTACAGACAGCTTAATCATTATTTTTGGCACTGTCAACAGTGATCATTTTTAGGTTTCAGATGTGAATATATTGTGGGAGGATTGAAAAGGAGACGGTTTCTAggtttcattaaataaaaaagaacccaatttttacttttcatgacATGGAAGGTATTTTTTGTCAGAGGTATTGGCTACAGTGGTAAACATGGTGGTGATTTCAGAGCTCTGAGCAGCATGAAGGTACACTAGACTCATTTGGCTgcagtcatttatttaaaaaaaaaaaaaaaaaagacatcaagaCATGTTGAGTCTGCAGATTTTATGTCTTGATATCATCATAGCACAGACTCAACTCCTCCTGGCTTTAGAAAAGAGTTGTTGTCCACAAATACTGATCAATATTCTGGAGCCAAATAcctgaaaaaacatgtttcttacACTGGCAATTCTAAATCTAAAAGAAAAGGATTTgccaacagttttttttttttttttttttgttaaattatgTAGCTGTCaaattaaaggctttttaactTTTGTATTCCACTTGAGTGCCAAAAACAGGTTCTGGTGGCGCCTCTTACATGGCAATAACTGGAGGACGTATTGTGCTGGCTGGGTGGTGTCTGAAAATTATCTTTGTTCCTCTGTTTACTGTTGTGATGGGGTGATTTAACTGATGGGTTGGGTGATGATGATTTTGGCGGATCTACTGATGATGCATTGCAGTTTGCAATAGGAGTGGTTATCCAGGCTGCTGAATCAAACTATATGGATGTGGTGAGGGTACTCTCCATGATGACTGAGTAGAACGGAAGCAGAAGGCATTTTCCTGTGAATTTCTTGTGTAGTTGACAAAGTGGGTGGTGTTtcctgggctttttttttttatatgatatGACCTATGCTGGTTATTATTTATGTGTAAatatgaatgagtgtgtgtaaatatgtatgAGTTTGTGTTGGACATGGATTCACCACAGATGAGTGTGGGAGTTTTGTGGTGTGCTTTTTTCCTGAAATTTATAATTTCTTGGGTTTTTGGTGGGTTAAGTAGGAGGCCAGTGTTTGAGCGCTCTGTAACAGTTTGATGTATTTGCACACGGTACTGGGTTTAGTTGTTACTGCAGATGTAGCCCAGGATTGTGGtgttgtctgtgtatttgtagATGTTAACAGAACTGTGATGGGATTTGAGGTTGTTGGAACACAGTGAAAATAATGTAGGTGAAAGGAGGCAGCCTTGGGGAGCTCCTGTACTGAGCAACAGAGAGCAAGatgtaatgtttattttgtctctctgttcccTGTTCCAGAGGAATCTACAAatccactggcagatgcaggaATCAATTTTCATGTGCAGTGGTTGTTTTTGTAGAGTTACCGGTCATGACGGTTCTTATTGTGTTGAAGGCAGAGCTAAAATCTAGCAAGAGGATGCAAGTGAAGGTGTTTGGGGGTCTCCAGGTGTTGTAGTGTGTGATCAAGGGATGTGACAGCAATAGACCTATTGGCTCTGGAGGCAAACAGGTGTGGGTCCATGAAAGGGGTGATGCTGGGGTTCAGGTGTTGGGTAATGATGCGCTGAAAAGAGTTCATGGCCAGAGATGTAAGGGTAATTGGTCTGAAGTCATCGAGGTGGGAGATCTTGCTGGCTTAAGGCCCAGGAATGATGGTGgacagtttaaagtagtgagGGACTGATTATAGGTGGAGGGAAGAGATGAATATATGGGTGAAAACAGGGGCCAGATTCACATCACTGTGGTGGCACACAGCTGGGCTGATGTTGTATGGGCCTGCCGCTTTCCTTTGAGTCTCTTAAATGTGGTCTTTACCTCACCTTCTGAAAttagaaaggaaaggaaaggaaaggaaaggaaaggaaaggaaaggaaaggaaaggaaaggagaagatgGGTGGGGGCTGACTGTGCTGGAACTGGCTACAGTTAAAATTTACTATAAAACAAGCTGAGGTTGTCTGGGAGATGGCTCATTATCAGGTGCGGGTGTGTATGAGGCGTTTTTGTAATTGGTGATCTCTTGGCGTTTCTTTCCCCCCCAGATGGTTGTTGTCATTAGCTGTGATTTGATTTTCTAGTTATGTGTGACTGAGGTGTTGACAGAAATGTCCACTAAAAGGCTGTATATGATGACACTCAGGCTTTCTTTTATAATACACGCCCTAAAGTCATCCCCTCTAGAATATTCTCATTTCCCTGGTCACGTTCACAGATCTGTTTGTTAATGTGCACCCACCCGCAGAGCCAATGCACACTGTAGCATTTCTGCGCCTCTTCTGGCCAAGGCGCTTCCATCTGTGACAGGAGCTGGGTTTGACGCTCGGTGATGAGTTGGGAACAGAGCAGCGCCGCGCACACAGCTGCACAATTCCTGTCTGGTAATTAAGAACAAACGTTCAATTCAAGCACCTTAACGccacattaaggtttaataACACTTTGTAAGGTGTGCCGTTGTGCGACAGAAAGCGGACCCCCCTCGTAAATGGTATGTTCCAGCGTCGCCGTCCaaattccaaaacaaaaatggcaCATGCTTGGTAAGACTGTCACGTCCACAACAATTAGGTGGGTTTGAAACGAAAACGAAACCTAATCACGGTGCGAGTTGAACTGGTCGGTGTCACCGTTGCTAGCTACACGAGCCGTGAGTTCCCTCGGTGTCACGAGCATGGCATTTCAAATGTCGGCTCAGCTTTCACACATCAGAGCCCCGACGTCCACCGCTCTCGTGCCCCGAGCCCGTGCTCACTACCACAGTGTCGGTGTCAAGTTCAAACACTTTGTAACTCCCGGCAGCCTCCTGCCGCCAAAGCGCCCGCTGCACGCCTCGGCCGGGGCGGGGACCAACTTTCCAGCGAGTCTTAACCCAGGCCATATTCACTCTGCGAGCCGAGGGAGGCAGCTTTCAACGGCCAGGGTCACATTTTGGAGGTCGGGGCCGGGGGCCGGGTCCTCACCCCGGGGGAAGAGAGGCTTGCTGGGCAGGATCGCCTTCGGTGCACTCGGAGTGACCGCCGCCGCCGTGGTATCCCTCCACACCGGGTCCCTGGTCGCCATGGCCCACAAACCCAACCTGGACTCCGCTGGAGGAGACTGGAAGGAAACCAAGGGTGAGCCTGTTCAGCCTGGGAGGACAGGACTGTGGTGTGTTTTATGTCGACATAGCACTTTGTGCGTGAAGGCGTAGGGGTTTCTCCTTGCGCTGTGTGCTGTGAGCCAGCGAGGATATGAAGCCTGCTGTCACATGACTGAAACACCTGGCCTGTTGTCTGTCAGAAAATAGTACACATGCTATGTTTCCCTAATGAAGCAGAACTCAAATAAACACTTGCtaacattttaatgatattaatgAATCATCACAGAGAAATTAAGACTCCCTGTAGGAGTATAAAGGCATTTTATAGAGATAACATAGGAATTGAAATACCTTGAAGAACAATAAAGTCACTGTAAACTCACTGTTGAATACCAGCAACACTGTCCCAATGGAAATATTCCTAGAATGTTATGGTGGTGCCATACAAGATTAAAAGAAGTATcactgtaaacactgtaaacaccaCTGAGTGCTGCAGAGACATTATAAGGTCCTGTAGGAATATTCTGCTAATGTGCAATATTCACACTTGGGCATATGCTATTTTTCATCAGGCTACTGTACTAAATATTTAGCAAAAGACTCTTCAGTGTAATTGGATgtgcttctctctccctgtttatCTCCCCTCCCAGACTTcttgctgtctctgtctgtggagCAGAGGCGTCAGTACTACAGGACTTCTAATTATGAGACACTGGACAATGTCCCGGTTTGGACTCCCACTGCAGGTCAGACAAACTGTCAGAGTCACTCACCTTAATACACCTTGATGGGGGGCTCATGCAGCAGGCAAGTAGGGATGCAAAGATTAATTTTGATCAAATACTAGGCCAAAAACAAGTTAACACCATGATACAACCACTTTACTCCGTGTTGTTTAATCTGATAATACTATTGCTGTACATGTCCATGTTCAGCAGTGTAGCATCATAATCTTAGAACTTTTGTAAGGATTAGTTGTCATACaaacataaccccccccccccccccccccccccccccccctcaacaAAAGGGTGCTCatagaaaacaagcaaacaaacaaaaatatcccACATGTATGTCATACAATGCTTCCATATGCTGTGAAACTTTGCACAGGGTTTTGAGTCAGATATTAAATAGTATTCATACTATTAAATAGTATTCAGAGCTGTGTTTCtttatagttttaattttttaatttttttatgtgtatctaTTCATACTTGTATATTACTTACTAATTTACTGCCTCATAAAGATGCCACATAttcccttcttttcttttatgctACTTCTTTGACAGTTtgtgttgctttatttttaatattaatgaCAGGAGCAAACCACAAGCTGAattccttgtgttttggttaCTTACTTGACCAGTACAGCTGActctggttttgtttgtgtgtacacgcatgtgtgtgtgtgtgtgtgtgtgtgtgtgtgtgtgtgtgattttcagGTGATTCGGGTCAGAGCCGCTATCCCAGGAATGAGAAATTGGATGGCAAGATTTCCCTTTACAGTGGTGACATCACCAAGCTGGAGATAGATGCCATTGTAAATGCAGGTacgtaagtgtgtgtttgtgtgagtacGTGTCGGTAGATGCGGGGCTTTTGATTGCCATCCAACATGGCGACCAAGCAGTTCAGCTCTCTAGAGCTTGAGTGCCCTCGTGAAAAAGCCTTTAGATAAAATGGGATGAAAGATGAGATCAACCTTTATTGATCATCCCCAGG
Encoded here:
- the macrod1 gene encoding ADP-ribose glycohydrolase MACROD1 isoform X2, which encodes MAFQMSAQLSHIRAPTSTALVPRARAHYHSVGVKFKHFVTPGSLLPPKRPLHASAGAGTNFPASLNPGHIHSASRGRQLSTARVTFWRSGPGAGSSPRGKRGLLGRIAFGALGVTAAAVVSLHTGSLVAMAHKPNLDSAGGDWKETKDFLLSLSVEQRRQYYRTSNYETLDNVPVWTPTAGDSGQSRYPRNEKLDGKISLYSGDITKLEIDAIVNAANNTLLGGGGVDGAIHRAAGPKLKQECASLHGCETGQAKITCGYGLPAKYVIHTVGPIATGGVGEQERRALRSCYRNSLETATASQNAVRSLAFPCISTGIYGYPPEQAVHEVLATVREYLDEHHDKLDRVIFCVFLPTDKELYLKNLPLYFPGTC
- the macrod1 gene encoding ADP-ribose glycohydrolase MACROD1 isoform X1, producing MAFQMSAQLSHIRAPTSTALVPRARAHYHSVGVKFKHFVTPGSLLPPKRPLHASAGAGTNFPASLNPGHIHSASRGRQLSTARVTFWRSGPGAGSSPRGKRGLLGRIAFGALGVTAAAVVSLHTGSLVAMAHKPNLDSAGGDWKETKDFLLSLSVEQRRQYYRTSNYETLDNVPVWTPTAGDSGQSRYPRNEKLDGKISLYSGDITKLEIDAIVNAANNTLLGGGGVDGAIHRAAGPKLKQECASLHGCETGQAKITCGYGLPAKYVIHTVGPIATGGVGEQERRALRSCYRNSLETATASQNAVRSLAFPCISTGIYGYPPEQAVHEVLATVREYLDEHHDKLDRVIFCVFLPTDKELYLKNLPLYFPGKATVKSKL